The following DNA comes from Triplophysa dalaica isolate WHDGS20190420 chromosome 5, ASM1584641v1, whole genome shotgun sequence.
TCTACCAAGTGAGTATAATAACGTTCACATTGTGACCTGAATTTTCAAGTGCTCTCCATCATGACTCTCATCACTTACCAGTGAAGCACTCAAGCTGGTTGGAGGCCTTCCACCAAACTATGTGTGCTATAAATGTGGCGTACCTGGGCATCACATCAGAAACTGCCCAAAGACACGGGTAACACATATCTAAACTGTGGACAggatttgtgtgcatgttttgcAGTGAATGTTAATGCAACCTTGCTTGTGCCGTCACAGGATCCAGCATTTATTGGGAGCAAGCGCATACGGAGAAGCGCAGGAATTCCTGTCAGCTTCTTAATGGAGGTGGATGACCACAACATGAAGGGAGTGATGCTGAGCAGCAGTGGAAAGCATGTCATTCCCATTATCAACGCGTAAGTTTACAACTGTAGAGACCTCACCACTGACACACATTTGCATTCGGTTGATAATTGTGCGCTTGTTCTGTTTAGTGAGGCTTATGCAACTCAAAAGAAAGAAGATCCGCCCTTCTTAACCAGGAGTGAGTCCTCCACATCCACCCCAGATGAAGATCCGGTGCCCGATGCTCTGCTGTGTCAGATCTGCAAAGATCTCATGACTGACGCTGTGATGACGCCCTGTTGCAGCAACAGCTTCTGCGATGAGTGTTAGTCTCTACACAAGCAAATATAACTCAGTTTTGTTTGACCTTTGAGAACATATGTGATTGTTTGGTCGCAGGTATTCGAACGTGTCTGCTGGATTCAGATGAACATGTTTGTCCCAGCTGCACAAAGTGTCATGTGTCTCCTGATGATTTGAATGTAAACATGTCCTTACGGCAGGTAAGATTGTGAAACTGTACATCAGGCTTTTGTCAAGCATCAAACTCTGTCTTCTTTTCAAACCGGTTTTTTGGTTCTTGCTCACACAGGAAGTGAACTGTTTTAAGAACAGAGCCGAGGGGTCTGGTTTCTCACACACTCGAAAACCCCTGAACTCTTATACGGCGTGTTCCTCCACAAGCCAAAGTCTCAGCCATCGGTCCAGCTCAGTCGTTTCTGAACCCCACGATTCCCGCACCAACTCATCCTCCGGTAAGAGGCGACGGGGTTTGCGTGATGATGGCAGTGAAGACAATGACTCCGGACCTCTGCTCAAGAAATCCAAGAATGTTTTCTGATGAAGAACATCCAGGGAGATTCatcattatgtatatattatgtatatagttACAGTAGATATCATAGACATAtagaattaataaatatttttaattttacattttattcaggtttgaaaagtgtttttgaagccgcacacgcacacgcacacacacacacacacacgcgcacacgcacacacacttatatATATTGATGATTGATGAGTAAAATCTCTAAACTGCTTCTGTATTTTATGAGACAGAAACAGAAAGTAAATGGAGATCTGAATACTGTCTATCTGAAGTTCATATAACAGGTGATCGCTGTGCCATATGAACATTAATGTTTCGTATTATACTTGGTGTATCATAtcacaatataaacatgtaaaaataaaaataaattatacttatttttaagaaatcagTTTGGACAGTAATGCACACccttattatatataaaaagatatagaaatgcattattatatttttttgtcaactaaacattattattattcaacaaGCAAATGTGATGTTACAGGGTGAAACACCTTTGCGGTTGTTCAAAATACTACTtcaacatgatttttatttaattcatagaGTGAAGAAGCAGTgtttcatttcagtttatttttataaaatgcgaCTGGACTGTTTAAATAACCCACTGTACCTGATAATAAGATTTTGTCAACTCCTACTTTTGCGTAAATAGTTTCTCATTCTTACTTTCTCTTGAAGTGGAAGTGGAACACACTTACAGTATCCCTATACCCCTGTACACCAGCATAGACAGTGTCACGCCCTGGTGCTGGGACCTCTGTTCACCACCTGAGGGCGCCATTACACTATGttctgtctgtattttgttaGGACATGGATAAATGTCAAACTTCATACTTCACGGCCGCTCCTCGACAGCTCCTGATAGAGTTATATGAAGAGGTGAAATGAACCATAAGAAAAAATGCAATACCAATGCCATAATTCAAGAAAGCCTGGCAGACAATAGCGGACCAACTTAATGCGCAAGAAGTCAAAGGATATGAAGTCAATGATGTGGTGCTAATAGAAAATATGTGAAACAGGACCCAGATATTAAACATCTCCTAAGCAGCCTGGTAACAATGTGAGTATTTGCCAAAGTAAATCTACATTTTGCACAAATTCTGCTGTGCTATTTGACATTTCTTAACAGACTTCACAAACTGTCAGAACATTGTATATAAAGCACCTGGATAGACAGATAGAGATGGCAGACAATAAAATCACACTCAAAAAGAGAAAGCTACAAGAAATGGAGCTGGATCTTGTGATTTAATGCCAGACACTCCAGAAACTGGACCTGGAAATCCAGAAACTACAAAGAGAAGTGAGTATTTCAGTGCACACAGTAACTGCAACACAGTGTTTTAATCTTTGTTGCTTTTGCTCTCTTTTTCCAGGATCCAAGCAACTCAAACAACACGGCAGAGTTAAACACTCATGATGTCCAAGGTGCGTACAGTACACATAAAATGTGTGGCTTACCTTGTGAAAGTCTCTCGTAAATTGGACAAGCCTGAAAGACTCTGGAGTCATGCACTGAGCCAGACCACTTTGCCTCTAAATTAATGACAAGGCAGTCAGCATCACAGTTCATCTGAAATGTTAAATTGTAACCTATTCATTAAGG
Coding sequences within:
- the LOC130420684 gene encoding E3 ubiquitin-protein ligase RBBP6-like, producing the protein MPCVHYKFVSKLTHDTVIFEGLHITLGDLKRQIMRREKLKRCDLRISNEQTDEEYTDDADIIPSNTMVTVRRIPGTGVKSTYNRPANNWSKPSSGSSKAQVNGSLMSLEQLFKTENLAEAKASEEDKIKAVMFQSSRCYYSTNEALKLVGGLPPNYVCYKCGVPGHHIRNCPKTRDPAFIGSKRIRRSAGIPVSFLMEVDDHNMKGVMLSSSGKHVIPIINAEAYATQKKEDPPFLTRSESSTSTPDEDPVPDALLCQICKDLMTDAVMTPCCSNSFCDECIRTCLLDSDEHVCPSCTKCHVSPDDLNVNMSLRQEVNCFKNRAEGSGFSHTRKPLNSYTACSSTSQSLSHRSSSVVSEPHDSRTNSSSGKRRRGLRDDGSEDNDSGPLLKKSKNVF